In the genome of Aspergillus luchuensis IFO 4308 DNA, chromosome 2, nearly complete sequence, one region contains:
- a CDS encoding 4a-hydroxytetrahydrobiopterin dehydratase (COG:S;~EggNog:ENOG410PYV0;~InterPro:IPR001533,IPR036428;~PFAM:PF01329;~go_function: GO:0008124 - 4-alpha-hydroxytetrahydrobiopterin dehydratase activity [Evidence IEA];~go_process: GO:0006729 - tetrahydrobiopterin biosynthetic process [Evidence IEA]), translating into MDHVSRAIRQPRAVVTRLQRYCFRRHYHLRPSSSRVIPPSSHRLGPRAAATTFNTYTSNLPNTTPSYRIALRRHASTMADPQFAEGTNPEQARQGLQTLQEQGWVLDEDGQGVKKTFYFKSYFKAVSFVNVVASQSSTKKHHPTMTVRIGSVDIHWTTHHPRGLSEKDLEMAQHCDEAAELMGSVEQGQGKKCAPGRD; encoded by the exons ATGGACCACGTATCTAGGGCAATTCGGCAGCCCCGAGCGGTGGTCACTCGCCTCCAGCGTTACTGCTTTCGCCGCCATTACCATCTAcgaccctcttcttctcgcgttatccctccctcctcccaccgcCTCGGACCTCGTGCTGCGGCGACCACTTTCAACACCTACACCTccaacctccccaacaccacccctTCATATCGGATAGCTTTGCGCCGCCACGCCTCGACGATGGCGGACCCACAGTTTGCAGAGGGGACCAACCCCGAACAGGCGCGCCAGGGATTGCAGACGCTGCAGGAACAGGGATGGgtgctggatgaggatggacaGGGCGTGAAGAAGACCTTCTATTTCAAGTCGTACTTCAAGGCGGTG AGCTTTGTCAACGTGGTCGCATCGCAGAGTTCGACCAAGAAGCACCATCCTACCATGACTGTG AGAATCGGATCGGTCGATATCCACTGGACTACCCACCACCCTCGGGGCTTAAGTGAGAAGGACTTGGAAATGGCGCAGCATTGCGACGAGGCAGCGGAGCTGATGGGGTCGGTGGAACAAGGACAGGGGAAAAAGTGCGCTCCGGGTCGAGACTAA